The Solanum lycopersicum chromosome 9, SLM_r2.1 genome window below encodes:
- the LOC101267353 gene encoding abscisic acid and environmental stress-inducible protein → MKKYCIPTSQSSLIFLFFFFAFVVCLRGDENVDGSSNDVQGPTNANNSYNITRDVIDKKDTDKGGGGGGGRGGGGRWWGGGGGGGGGNDGKGGGGGGGGGGGSGSGGGGMGGSGGWGWGGGGGGWWAWGCRKQKEHNNHHKHLHVNNNQDYKIGEFAQCMVKNRCKGMRLDCPLHCGGPCYYDCRHMCKAHCRRA, encoded by the coding sequence atgaagaaatatTGTATTCCTACTAGTCAAAGTTCGTTaatattcttgtttttcttttttgcttttgtGGTGTGTTTGAGAGGTGATGAAAATGTAGATGGAAGTAGCAATGATGTTCAAGGTCCAACAAATGCCAACAATTCCTACAATATTACTAGGGATGTTATCGATAAAAAGGATACGGATAAGGGAGGTGGAGGAGGAGGAGGTCGTGGTGGTGGTGGACGTTGGTGGGGTGGTGGAGGTGGAGGCGGGGGTGGAAACGATGGTAAAGGaggaggtggtggtggtggtggagggGGTGGGAGTGGGAGTGGGGGTGGGGGTATGGGAGGTAGTGGTGGATGGGGTTGGGGAGGAGGTGGAGGTGGGTGGTGGGCATGGGGATGTAGGAAACAAAAAGAGCATAATAATCATCACAAACATTTGCATGTGAACAATAATCAAGATTACAAAATAGGTGAATTTGCACAATGCATGGTTAAAAATAGATGCAAAGGAATGCGTTTGGATTGTCCTCTTCATTGTGGAGGACCTTGTTATTATGATTGTAGACATATGTGTAAAGCTCATTGTCGTCGTGCCTAA
- the LOC101267650 gene encoding uncharacterized protein isoform X1, with translation MKNSNSKSGRDLQSLVEAIKSSDVVENRVELLDELGELDLTEKSEVASLIESIQTLWEDFTCLDISQCKLNKTILHVAAKYLLSDISASLGQFLGLGAKAAVWCKKHLQMTLMSTQDSPEEEHSSLFYQLLLDLLGYSASIFAALTRYPSAVDKGLMSIIENFILEELDLIKGCISAVKAISSFGSDVQKIALEVLDALIRLCKVYSHGVNWDSYLKMEEERKVMESEEAESADHVNKIMKLTVEKLCELGILAANDGGNLVSLINLSWKGVVSLLQLGKGSLAVKLNIGDIILTLISLANGSLGCAAETWSSPLKEAVSAMEARRVFLPVKFYLINAVRIISQYPSEAFYVFKDIILSVIMISTFRIFLIKDDQLKFAGDAISEILEPTSFHMLNSFLNSAQVKSEQKFQILEWLFGDEIDLDNVTIGCNINQASCMSAIFAVSSGTMQGAKILFIGRVALFVNLLKNSPDIEDDARLGVARKLGWLLCICTDKDVYSSILVLELPTMSRTSQKQESNEPLFHFIINALKTFMIVTSSSQAWCEIESFLLENLFHPHFLCREIVTELWCFISRHADEVVVDDIVEKFCSLMKYTEAPEVALNPDSLVRKMARFLCVLVTSGPNSMVDKVYKTVVGFNTSNYSSITYLALLMEGFPLNALSEKLRSDAKQQIVTQYFNFLGSFGGTLPREGGSAVYGAPVFALSAALQFRLISISDAEMKTIKFLVAIIHKYRECSDIKIKDKYRRLLSETLGIISNMKHLYTSNEMEEVILALQNLFISGPALSDGKLFQCKPNLSSFMAGLGEIELEDREDNAVSSAVWELYHMLLRERHWALVHLAITAFGYFAARSSCNHLWRYVPEDAALSFDLLTGKEADEERFMSDLKTFLDKESACPKIKPCPDTVSMFAMDGQMLKETLKKIKDVDPKLMVCDPMEVDNEKQPNRKRKFPNRVTKGVELLRDGMKVMGDALSEWKHNHFDSTDIREKFLTHFSHLEDVVTHLVSLADSG, from the exons GTGGTTGAAAATCGTGTTGAATTGCTTGATGAACTTGGTGAGCTAGATTTGACTGAGAAATCAGAAGTGGCTTCTCTTATAGAATCCATACAA ACACTCTGGGAAGACTTCACATGTCTTGACATTTCTCAATGCAAATTGAACAAAACCATTTTGCACGTGGCTGCAAAATATTTGCTGTCTGACATATCTGCAAGCTTAGGGCAGTTTCTAGGCCTAGGAGCCAAA GCTGCTGTATGGTGTAAAAAGCATCTACAGATGACACTCATGTCGACTCAGGACTCACCTGAAGAAGAACATAGCAGCCTCTTTTATCAG TTGCTGTTGGATTTGCTTGGCTACTCTGCCTCTATTTTCGCAGCTTTGACCAGATACCCCTCTGCGGTTGACAAGGGGTTAATGTCTATTATTGAAAATTTCATCTTGGAGGAATTAGACCTTATAAAGGGTTGTATTTCAGCAGTGAAG GCAATTTCCTCATTTGGTTCAGACGTGCAGAAAATTGCATTGGAAGTTCTTGATGCTCTGATACGATTGTGTAAGGTATATTCCCATGGCGTAAACTGGGATTCTTACCTTAAGATGGAGGAGGAAAGAAAAGTTATGGAAAGTGAAGAGGCTGAAAGTGCAGATCATGTCAACAAGATAATGAAATTAACGGTTGAAAAGTTGTGTGAGTTGGGCATCCTTGCAGCTAATGATGGAGGAAATCTTGTGAGCTTAATTAATCTGTCATGGAAAGGTGTAGTTAGCTTACTTCAGCTTGGCAAGGGTTCTTTGGCTGTAAAGTTGAATATAGGAGACATTATTCTGACTCTTATTTCTCTGGCTAATGGATCTTTGGGATGTGCGGCTGAGACTTGGTCATCCCCATTGAAAGAAGCAGTTTCTGCAATGGAAGCTAGAAGAGTGTTTCTTCCAGTCAAGTTTTACCTGATTAATGCTGTGCGAATTATCTCTCAGTACCCATCCGAGGCATTTTATGTGTTCAAAGATATAATATTATCTGTCATAATGATCTCAACCTTTAGAATATTCCTCATTAAAGATGATCAGCTCAAATTTGCTGGTGATGCAATTTCAGAAATCTTGGAGCCGACATCCTTTCATATGCTTAACTCTTTCCTTAACTCAGCTCAAGTGAAATCAGAGCAGAAGTTTCAAATTTTGGAGTGGTTGTTTGGCGACGAAATTGATTTAGATAATGTCACCATAGGGTGCAATATTAATCAAGCTAGTTGCATGAGTGCAATATTTGCTGTAAGTTCTGGCACTATGCAGGGAGCAAAGATACTATTTATTGGTCGAGTAGCCTTGTTTGTAAATCTTCTGAAAAACTCACCTGATATTGAAGATGATGCAAGACTAGGGGTTGCTAGAAAACTTGGATGGTTATTGTGCATCTGCACTGATAAAGATGTGTATTCTTCCATTCTTGTCTTGGAACTTCCTACAATGTCTCGTACTAGTCAAAAACAAGAATCCAATGAGCCCCTTTTCCATTTCATTATTAATGCCTTGAAAACCTTCATGATAGTGACCTCTTCAAGTCAAGCTTGGTGTGAAATCGAGTcgtttcttcttgaaaaccttttTCATCCTCACTTTCTTTGTCGTGAGATTGTTACTGAACTTTGGTGCTTTATCTCACGTCACGCTGACGAAGTTGTGGTAGACGACATTGTTGAAAAGTTCTGCTCATTAATGAAGTACACAGAAGCTCCGGAAGTTGCACTAAATCCTGATAGTCTGGTCAGAAAAATGGCGAGATTTCTCTGTGTGCTTGTTACATCTGGTCCAAATTCTATGGTAGATAAAGTTTATAAGACAGTGGTTGGATTTAACACATCAAACTATTCATCAATTACTTACTTAGCTTTGCTTATGGAGGGATTCCCACTAAATGCACTTTCAGAAAAATTGAGAAGTGATGCAAAGCAACAAATTGTAACTCAATACTTTAACTTCCTTGGGAGTTTTGGGGGTACACTACCGAGAGAAGGCGGCTCTGCTGTTTATGGTGCTCCAGTTTTTGCTCTTTCTGCCGCTCTGCAGTTTCG CCTAATCAGCATATCAGATGCTGAGATGAAGACTATAAAGTTCCTTGTTGCTATTATTCACAAGTACAGAGAATGTTCagacatcaaaataaaggataaatacCGCAGGCTTCTTAGTGAGACACTAGGAATCATTTCTAACATGAAGCATTTGTATACTTCCAATGAGATGGAAGAAGTCATTTTGGCCCTTCAGAACCTCTTCATCTCTGGACCAGCATTATCAGatggaaaattatttcaatGCAAGCCAAACTTGTCATCTTTTATGGCTGGCCTTGGTGAGATTGAATTGGAAGACCGAGAGGACAATGCAGTGAGTTCAGCTGTGTGGGAGCTGTATCACATGTTGCTTAGAGAGCGACACTGGGCACTTGTTCACCTCGCTATCACAGCCTTTGGATATTTTGCTGCCCGCAGTAGTTGTAATCATCTCTGGAGATATGTACCCGAAGATGCAGCTCTTTCGTTTGATCTGTTAACAGGAAAAGAAGCTGACGAGGAGAGATTTATGTCTGACCTGAAAACATTTCTTGACAAGGAATCCGCATGTCCAAAGATAAAACCTTGTCCGGACACAGTTAGCATGTTTGCTATGGATGGTCAAATGCTGAAAGAGACcttgaaaaagataaaagatgtTGATCCAAAGCTTATGGTCTGTGATCCTATGGAGGTTGACAATGAAAAGCAACccaatagaaaaagaaaatttcctaACAGAGTTACCAAAGGAGTGGAATTACTGAGAGACGGCATGAAGGTTATGGGTGATGCTCTTTCTGAGTGGAAGCATAACCATTTCGACTCCACTGATATTCGTGAAAAATTCTTGACTCACTTCTCTCACCTGGAAGATGTGGTTACCCACTTAGTGAGCCTTGCTGACAGTGGCTAA
- the LOC101267650 gene encoding uncharacterized protein isoform X2 encodes MTLMSTQDSPEEEHSSLFYQLLLDLLGYSASIFAALTRYPSAVDKGLMSIIENFILEELDLIKGCISAVKAISSFGSDVQKIALEVLDALIRLCKVYSHGVNWDSYLKMEEERKVMESEEAESADHVNKIMKLTVEKLCELGILAANDGGNLVSLINLSWKGVVSLLQLGKGSLAVKLNIGDIILTLISLANGSLGCAAETWSSPLKEAVSAMEARRVFLPVKFYLINAVRIISQYPSEAFYVFKDIILSVIMISTFRIFLIKDDQLKFAGDAISEILEPTSFHMLNSFLNSAQVKSEQKFQILEWLFGDEIDLDNVTIGCNINQASCMSAIFAVSSGTMQGAKILFIGRVALFVNLLKNSPDIEDDARLGVARKLGWLLCICTDKDVYSSILVLELPTMSRTSQKQESNEPLFHFIINALKTFMIVTSSSQAWCEIESFLLENLFHPHFLCREIVTELWCFISRHADEVVVDDIVEKFCSLMKYTEAPEVALNPDSLVRKMARFLCVLVTSGPNSMVDKVYKTVVGFNTSNYSSITYLALLMEGFPLNALSEKLRSDAKQQIVTQYFNFLGSFGGTLPREGGSAVYGAPVFALSAALQFRLISISDAEMKTIKFLVAIIHKYRECSDIKIKDKYRRLLSETLGIISNMKHLYTSNEMEEVILALQNLFISGPALSDGKLFQCKPNLSSFMAGLGEIELEDREDNAVSSAVWELYHMLLRERHWALVHLAITAFGYFAARSSCNHLWRYVPEDAALSFDLLTGKEADEERFMSDLKTFLDKESACPKIKPCPDTVSMFAMDGQMLKETLKKIKDVDPKLMVCDPMEVDNEKQPNRKRKFPNRVTKGVELLRDGMKVMGDALSEWKHNHFDSTDIREKFLTHFSHLEDVVTHLVSLADSG; translated from the exons ATGACACTCATGTCGACTCAGGACTCACCTGAAGAAGAACATAGCAGCCTCTTTTATCAG TTGCTGTTGGATTTGCTTGGCTACTCTGCCTCTATTTTCGCAGCTTTGACCAGATACCCCTCTGCGGTTGACAAGGGGTTAATGTCTATTATTGAAAATTTCATCTTGGAGGAATTAGACCTTATAAAGGGTTGTATTTCAGCAGTGAAG GCAATTTCCTCATTTGGTTCAGACGTGCAGAAAATTGCATTGGAAGTTCTTGATGCTCTGATACGATTGTGTAAGGTATATTCCCATGGCGTAAACTGGGATTCTTACCTTAAGATGGAGGAGGAAAGAAAAGTTATGGAAAGTGAAGAGGCTGAAAGTGCAGATCATGTCAACAAGATAATGAAATTAACGGTTGAAAAGTTGTGTGAGTTGGGCATCCTTGCAGCTAATGATGGAGGAAATCTTGTGAGCTTAATTAATCTGTCATGGAAAGGTGTAGTTAGCTTACTTCAGCTTGGCAAGGGTTCTTTGGCTGTAAAGTTGAATATAGGAGACATTATTCTGACTCTTATTTCTCTGGCTAATGGATCTTTGGGATGTGCGGCTGAGACTTGGTCATCCCCATTGAAAGAAGCAGTTTCTGCAATGGAAGCTAGAAGAGTGTTTCTTCCAGTCAAGTTTTACCTGATTAATGCTGTGCGAATTATCTCTCAGTACCCATCCGAGGCATTTTATGTGTTCAAAGATATAATATTATCTGTCATAATGATCTCAACCTTTAGAATATTCCTCATTAAAGATGATCAGCTCAAATTTGCTGGTGATGCAATTTCAGAAATCTTGGAGCCGACATCCTTTCATATGCTTAACTCTTTCCTTAACTCAGCTCAAGTGAAATCAGAGCAGAAGTTTCAAATTTTGGAGTGGTTGTTTGGCGACGAAATTGATTTAGATAATGTCACCATAGGGTGCAATATTAATCAAGCTAGTTGCATGAGTGCAATATTTGCTGTAAGTTCTGGCACTATGCAGGGAGCAAAGATACTATTTATTGGTCGAGTAGCCTTGTTTGTAAATCTTCTGAAAAACTCACCTGATATTGAAGATGATGCAAGACTAGGGGTTGCTAGAAAACTTGGATGGTTATTGTGCATCTGCACTGATAAAGATGTGTATTCTTCCATTCTTGTCTTGGAACTTCCTACAATGTCTCGTACTAGTCAAAAACAAGAATCCAATGAGCCCCTTTTCCATTTCATTATTAATGCCTTGAAAACCTTCATGATAGTGACCTCTTCAAGTCAAGCTTGGTGTGAAATCGAGTcgtttcttcttgaaaaccttttTCATCCTCACTTTCTTTGTCGTGAGATTGTTACTGAACTTTGGTGCTTTATCTCACGTCACGCTGACGAAGTTGTGGTAGACGACATTGTTGAAAAGTTCTGCTCATTAATGAAGTACACAGAAGCTCCGGAAGTTGCACTAAATCCTGATAGTCTGGTCAGAAAAATGGCGAGATTTCTCTGTGTGCTTGTTACATCTGGTCCAAATTCTATGGTAGATAAAGTTTATAAGACAGTGGTTGGATTTAACACATCAAACTATTCATCAATTACTTACTTAGCTTTGCTTATGGAGGGATTCCCACTAAATGCACTTTCAGAAAAATTGAGAAGTGATGCAAAGCAACAAATTGTAACTCAATACTTTAACTTCCTTGGGAGTTTTGGGGGTACACTACCGAGAGAAGGCGGCTCTGCTGTTTATGGTGCTCCAGTTTTTGCTCTTTCTGCCGCTCTGCAGTTTCG CCTAATCAGCATATCAGATGCTGAGATGAAGACTATAAAGTTCCTTGTTGCTATTATTCACAAGTACAGAGAATGTTCagacatcaaaataaaggataaatacCGCAGGCTTCTTAGTGAGACACTAGGAATCATTTCTAACATGAAGCATTTGTATACTTCCAATGAGATGGAAGAAGTCATTTTGGCCCTTCAGAACCTCTTCATCTCTGGACCAGCATTATCAGatggaaaattatttcaatGCAAGCCAAACTTGTCATCTTTTATGGCTGGCCTTGGTGAGATTGAATTGGAAGACCGAGAGGACAATGCAGTGAGTTCAGCTGTGTGGGAGCTGTATCACATGTTGCTTAGAGAGCGACACTGGGCACTTGTTCACCTCGCTATCACAGCCTTTGGATATTTTGCTGCCCGCAGTAGTTGTAATCATCTCTGGAGATATGTACCCGAAGATGCAGCTCTTTCGTTTGATCTGTTAACAGGAAAAGAAGCTGACGAGGAGAGATTTATGTCTGACCTGAAAACATTTCTTGACAAGGAATCCGCATGTCCAAAGATAAAACCTTGTCCGGACACAGTTAGCATGTTTGCTATGGATGGTCAAATGCTGAAAGAGACcttgaaaaagataaaagatgtTGATCCAAAGCTTATGGTCTGTGATCCTATGGAGGTTGACAATGAAAAGCAACccaatagaaaaagaaaatttcctaACAGAGTTACCAAAGGAGTGGAATTACTGAGAGACGGCATGAAGGTTATGGGTGATGCTCTTTCTGAGTGGAAGCATAACCATTTCGACTCCACTGATATTCGTGAAAAATTCTTGACTCACTTCTCTCACCTGGAAGATGTGGTTACCCACTTAGTGAGCCTTGCTGACAGTGGCTAA
- the LOC101267650 gene encoding uncharacterized protein isoform X3 — protein sequence MSIIENFILEELDLIKGCISAVKAISSFGSDVQKIALEVLDALIRLCKVYSHGVNWDSYLKMEEERKVMESEEAESADHVNKIMKLTVEKLCELGILAANDGGNLVSLINLSWKGVVSLLQLGKGSLAVKLNIGDIILTLISLANGSLGCAAETWSSPLKEAVSAMEARRVFLPVKFYLINAVRIISQYPSEAFYVFKDIILSVIMISTFRIFLIKDDQLKFAGDAISEILEPTSFHMLNSFLNSAQVKSEQKFQILEWLFGDEIDLDNVTIGCNINQASCMSAIFAVSSGTMQGAKILFIGRVALFVNLLKNSPDIEDDARLGVARKLGWLLCICTDKDVYSSILVLELPTMSRTSQKQESNEPLFHFIINALKTFMIVTSSSQAWCEIESFLLENLFHPHFLCREIVTELWCFISRHADEVVVDDIVEKFCSLMKYTEAPEVALNPDSLVRKMARFLCVLVTSGPNSMVDKVYKTVVGFNTSNYSSITYLALLMEGFPLNALSEKLRSDAKQQIVTQYFNFLGSFGGTLPREGGSAVYGAPVFALSAALQFRLISISDAEMKTIKFLVAIIHKYRECSDIKIKDKYRRLLSETLGIISNMKHLYTSNEMEEVILALQNLFISGPALSDGKLFQCKPNLSSFMAGLGEIELEDREDNAVSSAVWELYHMLLRERHWALVHLAITAFGYFAARSSCNHLWRYVPEDAALSFDLLTGKEADEERFMSDLKTFLDKESACPKIKPCPDTVSMFAMDGQMLKETLKKIKDVDPKLMVCDPMEVDNEKQPNRKRKFPNRVTKGVELLRDGMKVMGDALSEWKHNHFDSTDIREKFLTHFSHLEDVVTHLVSLADSG from the exons ATGTCTATTATTGAAAATTTCATCTTGGAGGAATTAGACCTTATAAAGGGTTGTATTTCAGCAGTGAAG GCAATTTCCTCATTTGGTTCAGACGTGCAGAAAATTGCATTGGAAGTTCTTGATGCTCTGATACGATTGTGTAAGGTATATTCCCATGGCGTAAACTGGGATTCTTACCTTAAGATGGAGGAGGAAAGAAAAGTTATGGAAAGTGAAGAGGCTGAAAGTGCAGATCATGTCAACAAGATAATGAAATTAACGGTTGAAAAGTTGTGTGAGTTGGGCATCCTTGCAGCTAATGATGGAGGAAATCTTGTGAGCTTAATTAATCTGTCATGGAAAGGTGTAGTTAGCTTACTTCAGCTTGGCAAGGGTTCTTTGGCTGTAAAGTTGAATATAGGAGACATTATTCTGACTCTTATTTCTCTGGCTAATGGATCTTTGGGATGTGCGGCTGAGACTTGGTCATCCCCATTGAAAGAAGCAGTTTCTGCAATGGAAGCTAGAAGAGTGTTTCTTCCAGTCAAGTTTTACCTGATTAATGCTGTGCGAATTATCTCTCAGTACCCATCCGAGGCATTTTATGTGTTCAAAGATATAATATTATCTGTCATAATGATCTCAACCTTTAGAATATTCCTCATTAAAGATGATCAGCTCAAATTTGCTGGTGATGCAATTTCAGAAATCTTGGAGCCGACATCCTTTCATATGCTTAACTCTTTCCTTAACTCAGCTCAAGTGAAATCAGAGCAGAAGTTTCAAATTTTGGAGTGGTTGTTTGGCGACGAAATTGATTTAGATAATGTCACCATAGGGTGCAATATTAATCAAGCTAGTTGCATGAGTGCAATATTTGCTGTAAGTTCTGGCACTATGCAGGGAGCAAAGATACTATTTATTGGTCGAGTAGCCTTGTTTGTAAATCTTCTGAAAAACTCACCTGATATTGAAGATGATGCAAGACTAGGGGTTGCTAGAAAACTTGGATGGTTATTGTGCATCTGCACTGATAAAGATGTGTATTCTTCCATTCTTGTCTTGGAACTTCCTACAATGTCTCGTACTAGTCAAAAACAAGAATCCAATGAGCCCCTTTTCCATTTCATTATTAATGCCTTGAAAACCTTCATGATAGTGACCTCTTCAAGTCAAGCTTGGTGTGAAATCGAGTcgtttcttcttgaaaaccttttTCATCCTCACTTTCTTTGTCGTGAGATTGTTACTGAACTTTGGTGCTTTATCTCACGTCACGCTGACGAAGTTGTGGTAGACGACATTGTTGAAAAGTTCTGCTCATTAATGAAGTACACAGAAGCTCCGGAAGTTGCACTAAATCCTGATAGTCTGGTCAGAAAAATGGCGAGATTTCTCTGTGTGCTTGTTACATCTGGTCCAAATTCTATGGTAGATAAAGTTTATAAGACAGTGGTTGGATTTAACACATCAAACTATTCATCAATTACTTACTTAGCTTTGCTTATGGAGGGATTCCCACTAAATGCACTTTCAGAAAAATTGAGAAGTGATGCAAAGCAACAAATTGTAACTCAATACTTTAACTTCCTTGGGAGTTTTGGGGGTACACTACCGAGAGAAGGCGGCTCTGCTGTTTATGGTGCTCCAGTTTTTGCTCTTTCTGCCGCTCTGCAGTTTCG CCTAATCAGCATATCAGATGCTGAGATGAAGACTATAAAGTTCCTTGTTGCTATTATTCACAAGTACAGAGAATGTTCagacatcaaaataaaggataaatacCGCAGGCTTCTTAGTGAGACACTAGGAATCATTTCTAACATGAAGCATTTGTATACTTCCAATGAGATGGAAGAAGTCATTTTGGCCCTTCAGAACCTCTTCATCTCTGGACCAGCATTATCAGatggaaaattatttcaatGCAAGCCAAACTTGTCATCTTTTATGGCTGGCCTTGGTGAGATTGAATTGGAAGACCGAGAGGACAATGCAGTGAGTTCAGCTGTGTGGGAGCTGTATCACATGTTGCTTAGAGAGCGACACTGGGCACTTGTTCACCTCGCTATCACAGCCTTTGGATATTTTGCTGCCCGCAGTAGTTGTAATCATCTCTGGAGATATGTACCCGAAGATGCAGCTCTTTCGTTTGATCTGTTAACAGGAAAAGAAGCTGACGAGGAGAGATTTATGTCTGACCTGAAAACATTTCTTGACAAGGAATCCGCATGTCCAAAGATAAAACCTTGTCCGGACACAGTTAGCATGTTTGCTATGGATGGTCAAATGCTGAAAGAGACcttgaaaaagataaaagatgtTGATCCAAAGCTTATGGTCTGTGATCCTATGGAGGTTGACAATGAAAAGCAACccaatagaaaaagaaaatttcctaACAGAGTTACCAAAGGAGTGGAATTACTGAGAGACGGCATGAAGGTTATGGGTGATGCTCTTTCTGAGTGGAAGCATAACCATTTCGACTCCACTGATATTCGTGAAAAATTCTTGACTCACTTCTCTCACCTGGAAGATGTGGTTACCCACTTAGTGAGCCTTGCTGACAGTGGCTAA